In Spirochaetota bacterium, the following are encoded in one genomic region:
- a CDS encoding class I SAM-dependent methyltransferase — protein MIVREKDFMREYIKVWEEGALRDAHFITLGVEVLLRDFYGDLLDAPPPFPINKGDIVLDLGCGWGRVLKPVMDAGIDCIGLDISQNMLELSARHLSNNGHSPILIRGDGTTLPFRNNSFDMIYSLLVLQHLSKENGLEVLKEVERILKSGGVANIRVPGRFAPENLLFGLLQFISIHLFRVKDPIRMRFYRIGEIEKICRGLFKEFEITAHEFRLPWNFHTKWTWQYIIIPKRFHRALKRFSDRLEYLANQRFPFLRHFGVVLMIRVKK, from the coding sequence TTGATAGTAAGAGAAAAGGATTTTATGAGAGAATATATAAAGGTCTGGGAGGAGGGGGCATTGAGGGATGCTCATTTTATTACTCTGGGTGTTGAAGTGCTGTTAAGAGATTTCTATGGAGATCTTTTGGATGCGCCACCCCCATTTCCAATAAATAAGGGAGATATAGTGTTGGATTTGGGGTGTGGTTGGGGGAGGGTGTTGAAGCCGGTTATGGATGCTGGTATTGATTGCATTGGATTGGATATTTCTCAGAATATGCTTGAACTTTCAGCGAGACACCTGAGTAACAATGGCCATTCCCCCATATTAATCAGGGGAGATGGCACCACTTTGCCCTTTCGCAATAATAGTTTTGATATGATTTATTCACTCTTGGTGTTACAACATCTTTCAAAAGAAAATGGTTTAGAGGTCCTTAAAGAGGTTGAGAGGATTCTCAAATCCGGAGGTGTTGCCAATATTCGAGTTCCTGGTAGATTTGCGCCTGAAAACTTGCTCTTTGGCCTTCTCCAATTCATCAGTATTCATCTCTTCAGGGTCAAGGACCCGATAAGGATGAGGTTTTATAGAATAGGAGAGATTGAAAAAATATGCAGGGGATTATTTAAAGAATTTGAGATAACTGCTCATGAGTTCCGACTTCCATGGAACTTCCATACAAAATGGACATGGCAATATATAATTATTCCAAAGAGATTTCACAGGGCATTAAAAAGGTTTTCCGATAGACTAGAATATTTAGCAAATCAAAGATTTCCCTTTTTAAGGCATTTCGGTGTGGTATTGATGATAAGAGTAAAAAAGTAG
- a CDS encoding DNA repair helicase XPB: MQQKPLIVQSDNTLLLEVDNPDFENARDAISPFAELEKSPEHMHTYRITPLSLWNAASSGLIFEEIIKKLKCYSRYPVPQSVLLTIKEQLRRYGLLKLEKVEDTLVLRAADPLIIKEIIHTKGIEQYVDKVIDDYSVKVKHNLRGHVKQALIKIGYPVEDLAGYEDGDLCILELRKFMSGNIPFIIRDYQQNAINAFHRGGGPDGGSGVVVLPCGAGKTIVGIGVISLMQTQSLILVANTVALRQWKEELLGKTSLSVDAIGEFSGEKKEIRPITIATYHILTYRKNKKDDFLHFDLFRSKNWGLIIYDEVHLLPAPIFRMTSEIQSKRRLGLTATLIREDGMESDVFSLIGPKKYDMPWKVLEKANWIAEALCTEIKIDLPESQRYNYSVAPERDKFRIASENPEKLRIVQKIIDYHKDAQILIIGQYISQLNELAKRFRFPIITGKIPVPERETLYSAFRRGELKRLIVSKVANFAVDLPDASVAIQVSGTFGSRQEEAQRLGRILRLKKDDNSAYFYTIVTANSVEETFSLKRQLFLTEQGYSYIILNREMVDEKFKAKSN; this comes from the coding sequence ATGCAACAAAAACCCTTAATAGTACAAAGCGATAATACATTACTGCTTGAGGTTGATAATCCCGATTTTGAGAATGCCAGGGATGCGATTTCCCCCTTTGCAGAGTTGGAGAAGAGCCCTGAGCATATGCATACATACAGAATCACCCCACTATCCCTCTGGAATGCCGCATCATCAGGACTCATATTTGAAGAGATTATTAAAAAGTTAAAATGTTACTCGCGTTATCCAGTCCCTCAGAGTGTTTTGCTCACAATAAAAGAACAGTTGAGAAGATATGGTCTTTTGAAACTTGAAAAGGTAGAGGACACTCTGGTTTTAAGGGCCGCTGATCCCCTTATCATTAAGGAGATTATTCATACAAAAGGGATTGAGCAATATGTTGATAAGGTAATTGATGATTACAGTGTTAAGGTGAAGCATAACCTTCGAGGTCATGTGAAACAGGCTCTGATTAAGATTGGGTATCCTGTTGAAGATTTAGCTGGCTATGAAGATGGTGATTTATGTATATTAGAGCTTAGAAAATTTATGTCAGGGAATATCCCATTTATTATACGGGATTATCAGCAGAATGCAATAAATGCATTTCATAGAGGAGGCGGGCCTGATGGCGGCAGCGGTGTTGTTGTTCTTCCTTGCGGAGCGGGAAAAACCATAGTAGGAATTGGAGTGATCTCTCTTATGCAGACCCAATCCCTTATATTGGTGGCAAATACAGTAGCATTAAGACAATGGAAGGAAGAGCTGTTGGGGAAGACGAGTCTATCAGTTGATGCGATTGGTGAATTCTCCGGTGAGAAGAAGGAGATAAGGCCTATAACGATTGCGACTTATCATATACTGACATATAGAAAAAACAAAAAGGATGATTTTCTGCATTTTGATCTATTCAGATCAAAGAATTGGGGGCTTATCATTTATGATGAGGTACATCTGCTTCCGGCTCCAATATTCAGAATGACCTCTGAAATACAATCAAAGAGAAGGTTGGGGCTTACAGCGACTCTTATTAGAGAAGATGGGATGGAATCAGATGTATTCAGCTTGATCGGTCCCAAAAAGTATGATATGCCCTGGAAGGTATTGGAAAAGGCAAACTGGATTGCAGAGGCCCTTTGCACAGAGATAAAGATAGATCTTCCCGAATCACAGAGGTATAATTATTCAGTTGCTCCTGAGAGAGATAAGTTCAGAATAGCTTCGGAAAATCCGGAAAAATTAAGGATAGTTCAAAAGATTATAGATTACCACAAAGATGCGCAAATTCTGATAATAGGGCAGTACATATCACAATTAAATGAGTTAGCAAAAAGATTCAGGTTTCCGATAATTACCGGGAAGATCCCTGTGCCAGAGAGGGAGACCTTATACTCTGCTTTTAGAAGGGGCGAGCTAAAGAGACTCATTGTATCAAAGGTGGCAAATTTTGCAGTTGACCTTCCGGATGCAAGTGTGGCAATTCAGGTTTCCGGCACCTTCGGATCCCGTCAGGAAGAGGCTCAGAGATTGGGGAGGATCCTGCGTCTCAAGAAGGACGACAACAGCGCCTACTTCTATACTATCGTTACAGCAAATTCCGTAGAGGAGACCTTCTCTCTTAAGAGACAGCTATTCCTCACTGAGCAGGGGTATTCTTATATTATTCTAAATAGGGAAATGGTTGATGAAAAGTTCAAGGCAAAATCGAATTAA
- a CDS encoding radical SAM protein: MKVLLVNPEYPFEESPTPPFGLMSLAAYLLEKGVEVRIEDYIVTPCNREQIQGVIDEYKPEVVGATGVTMNINTSLKVLKIYKELDPNIVTLIGGPHVTFDADNILNNHSFLDYIVRGEGELTTIELLDSLGSSSSLKNKVKGISYCDNESIIHNEPRSFIDDINILPFPARHLAPLSKYRALGFPINMTTSRGCPYECIFCVGRKMMGKKMRMFDVDRVVDEFEILASMGFKQINLVDDLFTSKKSRCMDICNGIIKRGISHKWTAFSRVNTITEELLEKMKEAGCTMLCFGIESGDQNILNTIKKKTTIDQIQNAIDLCEKVGIGPMSSYILGLPGESRETAKKSHDFARNLNLNHGFHILSPFPGTEVRDKHDEYEMTIMTDDWDKYDANQAIAATKYLTCEEINQLGQEMNSFAEERVSEIFDKSKNKKPMTEIEIQFINGVITFSFAHDLIKMRLVESYPGCKNGNDMNTIIDDFIHYIEKHTKFTKEDIRDRLINLFSNNCLKIDGIKGETEIRWV, encoded by the coding sequence ATGAAAGTGCTTCTAGTAAATCCGGAATACCCTTTTGAAGAATCACCAACACCACCCTTTGGTTTGATGTCACTAGCGGCATATCTCCTTGAGAAAGGAGTGGAAGTCAGGATTGAGGACTATATTGTTACTCCATGCAACAGAGAACAAATCCAGGGTGTAATTGATGAATATAAACCAGAAGTTGTTGGAGCAACCGGCGTCACCATGAACATCAATACCTCCCTAAAAGTCCTGAAGATATATAAGGAATTAGATCCTAATATTGTAACATTGATAGGTGGCCCTCACGTTACCTTTGACGCAGATAATATACTTAATAATCATAGCTTTTTAGATTATATTGTCAGGGGTGAAGGCGAGTTAACCACAATTGAACTTCTTGATAGCCTTGGTTCAAGCTCTTCATTAAAAAATAAGGTAAAAGGGATAAGCTATTGTGATAATGAATCGATTATTCATAACGAACCCAGAAGCTTTATTGATGATATCAACATTTTACCATTTCCAGCCCGTCATCTTGCTCCATTAAGCAAATATCGAGCCTTAGGTTTTCCAATAAATATGACAACCTCTAGAGGTTGCCCCTATGAATGCATCTTCTGTGTTGGCAGAAAGATGATGGGCAAGAAGATGAGGATGTTTGATGTTGACAGAGTTGTAGATGAATTTGAGATATTGGCTTCTATGGGATTTAAGCAAATAAACCTTGTTGATGATCTCTTTACCTCAAAAAAAAGTAGATGCATGGATATCTGTAATGGCATCATTAAGAGAGGCATATCTCATAAATGGACCGCATTTTCTCGAGTTAATACAATTACTGAGGAACTCTTAGAAAAGATGAAGGAAGCAGGGTGCACTATGCTCTGTTTTGGGATAGAGAGTGGAGACCAGAATATTTTAAATACAATCAAGAAAAAAACCACTATTGATCAAATTCAGAATGCAATTGATCTATGTGAAAAGGTCGGGATAGGCCCAATGAGTTCATATATTTTAGGCCTTCCTGGAGAAAGTCGAGAAACTGCAAAAAAATCTCATGATTTCGCCAGAAATTTAAATCTTAATCATGGCTTCCATATACTCTCCCCATTCCCTGGGACTGAAGTCAGAGACAAACATGATGAGTACGAGATGACAATAATGACAGATGACTGGGACAAATATGACGCGAATCAGGCTATTGCAGCAACCAAATACTTGACTTGTGAAGAGATCAACCAATTAGGACAAGAAATGAATTCATTTGCAGAGGAGCGAGTTTCGGAAATATTTGATAAAAGTAAAAACAAAAAGCCAATGACCGAGATTGAGATACAATTTATTAATGGTGTAATAACATTCTCATTTGCTCATGATTTAATTAAGATGAGACTCGTTGAATCATATCCCGGTTGTAAAAACGGCAATGATATGAATACAATAATTGATGATTTCATTCATTACATTGAAAAGCATACAAAATTCACCAAGGAAGATATTCGGGATAGGCTTATTAATCTATTTTCGAATAATTGCCTAAAGATTGATGGTATAAAAGGGGAGACAGAGATTAGGTGGGTGTAA
- the rpe gene encoding ribulose-phosphate 3-epimerase yields MNHKKISPSILSADFSKLGEEVKAVESAGADYIHIDVMDGQFVPNITIGPLVVKAVKGMTRLPLDVHLMIVEPDRYIDDFISAGSDIITVHVEADVHLHRTISYLKDKGMRAGVALNPSTPISAIDCILEYVDMVVIMSVNPGFGGQKFIENSLKKIDMLHRLMKNMDANIEIEVDGGINIDNIEKISSAGANVFVSGSGIYGTDDYKRTIDIMRERIQPEG; encoded by the coding sequence ATGAACCATAAAAAAATTTCTCCCTCAATTCTCTCAGCCGATTTCAGTAAATTAGGAGAGGAGGTAAAGGCTGTGGAATCAGCCGGCGCTGACTATATCCATATCGATGTTATGGATGGACAATTTGTGCCCAACATTACAATTGGGCCATTGGTTGTAAAGGCCGTAAAGGGGATGACCCGATTGCCTCTGGATGTCCATCTGATGATTGTGGAGCCGGACCGTTATATTGATGACTTCATTTCAGCTGGAAGCGACATCATCACAGTTCATGTTGAAGCCGATGTTCATCTGCATCGAACCATAAGCTACCTAAAGGATAAAGGCATGAGGGCGGGGGTGGCGCTGAATCCCTCTACCCCAATATCAGCTATCGATTGCATATTGGAATATGTGGATATGGTTGTGATTATGAGCGTTAACCCAGGTTTTGGCGGTCAAAAATTTATTGAAAACTCGCTAAAAAAAATAGATATGCTGCACAGACTTATGAAGAATATGGATGCGAATATTGAGATAGAGGTGGATGGAGGGATCAACATAGACAATATTGAGAAGATTTCTTCAGCAGGCGCCAATGTCTTTGTATCCGGATCAGGAATATATGGAACCGATGATTATAAAAGAACCATTGATATCATGCGGGAACGAATTCAGCCGGAGGGTTAG
- a CDS encoding integrase core domain-containing protein, translating into MIFHSNREIQYASESFREKSKTYKMVQSMSRKGDCWDNACAESFFSTLKMEEVYKRNYKTRKEAQEFIFEYIEFFL; encoded by the coding sequence TTGATTTTTCATTCAAATAGAGAAATTCAGTATGCATCTGAATCATTTAGAGAAAAATCGAAAACATATAAAATGGTTCAGAGCATGAGTAGAAAGGGAGATTGCTGGGATAATGCATGTGCTGAAAGTTTCTTCTCAACATTAAAGATGGAGGAAGTCTATAAAAGAAATTATAAGACCAGAAAAGAGGCACAAGAATTTATTTTTGAATATATTGAGTTCTTTTTATAA
- a CDS encoding radical SAM protein has translation MERDENRQNFIDITREKYYKAASEAKPLFCWFSLTDICNLDCKYCFIEAKYHPPDSPEPMHHKLSTKEVCNIIDNIAEAGTEIVMFAGGEPTLREDLIEIVSYTSRRLSVAMNTNGYLSDERLCWSLARAGLSQVKVSVDGLQENHDWNRGQGSFQKTMKALTNYRIAGIPKVMLIMTLSSNNYDELESMVRLSMEMGVDFTMVEFLPIGKASEKHEWALTRDQIEKAQKYLSEAQKMYGWQRIAFENRYIVGDDEVCKGICMDPNMGCGFYDFCVGCISGLYSYCITDSGKIVAGDIMDIVAGDLMKESLKDIWEGAEIFKILRNRENLKGKCGRCQYKYICGGCRRRAYTYTGDIMASDPGCWRNSSD, from the coding sequence ATGGAAAGGGATGAGAATAGACAAAACTTTATCGATATTACAAGGGAAAAATACTATAAAGCAGCATCAGAAGCCAAACCGCTCTTCTGCTGGTTTAGCCTCACTGATATATGCAATCTAGATTGCAAATACTGCTTCATTGAAGCAAAATATCATCCTCCAGATTCACCTGAGCCGATGCATCATAAACTCAGCACTAAGGAGGTATGTAATATTATTGATAATATTGCTGAAGCCGGGACTGAGATTGTGATGTTTGCAGGAGGAGAGCCAACCCTGAGAGAGGATCTGATTGAGATAGTCAGCTATACCTCAAGACGTCTGAGTGTGGCCATGAATACTAATGGTTATCTGTCAGATGAACGCCTATGCTGGAGCCTGGCCAGGGCCGGGCTGTCTCAGGTAAAGGTTAGCGTGGATGGCCTTCAGGAGAATCACGACTGGAACAGGGGCCAAGGCTCGTTCCAGAAGACAATGAAGGCATTGACGAACTATAGGATTGCCGGAATTCCCAAGGTGATGCTGATCATGACACTCTCCAGCAACAATTATGATGAATTGGAAAGCATGGTGCGGCTTTCTATGGAAATGGGAGTGGATTTTACAATGGTTGAATTTTTGCCCATTGGCAAGGCATCCGAGAAGCATGAATGGGCGCTGACCAGGGATCAGATAGAAAAGGCTCAGAAATACCTGTCTGAAGCACAGAAGATGTATGGATGGCAGAGGATCGCTTTTGAAAACCGCTATATTGTTGGTGATGACGAGGTGTGCAAGGGAATATGTATGGATCCCAATATGGGCTGCGGCTTTTATGACTTCTGCGTGGGGTGTATCAGCGGACTATACAGCTACTGCATAACAGATTCCGGAAAGATTGTGGCAGGTGACATTATGGATATCGTGGCAGGCGATTTAATGAAGGAAAGCCTTAAGGACATCTGGGAAGGCGCTGAGATATTCAAAATTTTAAGAAACAGAGAGAATCTCAAGGGTAAGTGCGGGAGGTGTCAGTATAAGTACATTTGCGGAGGATGCAGGAGAAGAGCCTATACATATACCGGCGATATAATGGCCTCAGATCCCGGATGCTGGCGAAATAGCAGTGATTGA
- a CDS encoding DDE-type integrase/transposase/recombinase encodes MRKNNIVARKKCKYKITKYSSHNYSVSPNLINRNFTVDAANVCWVSDISYISTSEGWLYLCIILDLFYRMIVGRSMASHIRADLAIDALTIAVTHRKPNP; translated from the coding sequence ATGCGGAAGAACAATATAGTAGCCCGAAAGAAATGTAAATATAAGATTACCAAGTATTCGTCCCATAATTATTCAGTATCTCCGAATCTTATTAATCGTAATTTCACAGTTGATGCAGCTAATGTTTGTTGGGTAAGCGATATAAGTTATATATCTACAAGTGAAGGCTGGCTCTATCTCTGTATAATTCTTGATTTGTTTTATAGAATGATTGTAGGCCGGTCAATGGCATCTCATATTAGAGCTGATCTTGCTATAGATGCACTGACTATAGCTGTTACTCATAGGAAACCGAATCCTTGA
- a CDS encoding putative glycoside hydrolase, with protein MKSSRQNRINLLVYLILFLLPILIMFHVPMLYSSDMQVILLSAERGLLISGDEGHSWQNFNMGLPMDFIPEKMLIDKNKNLYLITGNSGIFRFENQEYRWKDLNTPDFLARYGLSNNTEYRKISAIDIDDDNPDVMVLATKHTIFKTIDGGKGWGIVSMNGLKKRNYITALAVRDNTSEFYTGTSFNGLYKKRNTRFVSSSSGLPREPYAGKLCFSEEISVIAFDNSDQNTLYAGLSFSGGIYISSDKGKSWSNLNMPIEKKDMVDIYGVIPFRKYLFVSTSIGVYRMDLASRRWSIVSFNTLRSRIPENLSPLSLFIVDRTGESPSIYYHINDFRYQKNNELSSRASGKRGIYSSIWSTKKNFNGLLETMKACNLNSIVIDMKDDLGYIFSPSENRYAKEIGAVKGFPDIAKYLEILKGNGIYSIARIVVFKDRCLYRAYNNKYAIWDKKMKKPWKGNSREFWVDPHSDFVKQYNIDIAAEIEHLGFDEIQFDYIRFPSDGPISRCDYRYNDEKDVYKSEVMIHFLRKAREKIAIPISVDVYGYNAWYHFGNWIGQDIEEFAKIVDVICPMVYPSHFGKKFYMKGPRELRPYRIVFHSGKRAKKLVAESALLRPYIQAFRMSSPTWGKGYINNQIRGVFESGCCGFTLWNARGDYKMVRKALSPLTASNIE; from the coding sequence ATGAAAAGTTCAAGGCAAAATCGAATTAATCTTTTAGTCTATTTAATCTTATTTCTGTTGCCAATTTTAATTATGTTCCATGTGCCCATGCTGTATTCATCTGACATGCAGGTTATCCTATTGTCAGCGGAGAGGGGGCTACTGATCTCAGGAGATGAGGGTCACAGTTGGCAAAATTTTAACATGGGATTGCCAATGGATTTTATTCCTGAAAAGATGTTAATTGACAAGAATAAAAATCTATATCTGATAACTGGGAATTCCGGCATCTTCAGATTCGAAAATCAGGAATACAGGTGGAAGGACCTGAATACCCCTGATTTTCTTGCGAGATATGGTCTGTCAAATAATACTGAATATAGAAAGATATCAGCAATTGACATAGATGATGATAATCCTGATGTTATGGTTCTGGCAACGAAGCATACGATCTTTAAAACAATTGATGGCGGGAAGGGCTGGGGTATTGTATCTATGAATGGATTAAAAAAGAGAAATTATATCACCGCTCTTGCTGTGAGAGATAATACATCTGAATTCTATACCGGCACATCCTTTAATGGATTGTATAAGAAGAGGAATACGCGTTTTGTAAGTTCTTCCTCAGGCCTTCCAAGGGAGCCCTATGCAGGGAAGCTATGCTTTTCTGAGGAAATATCTGTGATTGCATTTGACAACAGCGACCAAAATACACTCTATGCGGGTTTAAGTTTTTCCGGCGGTATTTACATATCATCAGATAAGGGCAAGTCGTGGAGCAATTTAAATATGCCCATAGAAAAAAAGGATATGGTCGATATATATGGAGTTATTCCCTTTAGAAAATATCTCTTTGTCTCCACCAGTATTGGGGTATACAGAATGGACTTGGCGAGCAGACGGTGGTCAATAGTCAGTTTTAATACACTGCGAAGTCGAATTCCAGAAAACCTTAGCCCCCTATCTCTCTTTATAGTAGATAGAACCGGAGAATCTCCCTCAATTTATTATCATATCAATGATTTTAGATATCAAAAGAATAATGAATTATCCTCAAGGGCTTCAGGGAAGAGGGGTATATATTCCAGCATTTGGTCAACAAAGAAAAATTTTAACGGTTTATTGGAGACTATGAAGGCCTGCAATCTGAATTCGATAGTAATTGATATGAAGGATGACCTGGGTTATATCTTTTCGCCGTCTGAAAACAGATATGCCAAGGAGATTGGGGCTGTGAAAGGATTTCCTGATATTGCTAAATATCTGGAGATATTAAAGGGGAATGGGATATATTCAATAGCCCGGATCGTAGTATTTAAGGACAGATGTCTATACAGGGCCTATAATAATAAATATGCCATATGGGATAAAAAAATGAAAAAGCCCTGGAAGGGTAATTCGCGTGAATTCTGGGTTGATCCGCACTCGGATTTTGTGAAACAATACAACATCGATATTGCGGCGGAGATAGAACATCTGGGTTTTGATGAAATACAGTTTGATTATATAAGATTTCCATCCGACGGCCCCATCAGTCGTTGCGATTACAGATATAACGATGAGAAGGATGTATATAAGTCAGAGGTTATGATCCATTTCTTGAGGAAGGCGCGGGAGAAGATCGCTATTCCGATCTCAGTGGATGTATATGGCTACAATGCATGGTATCACTTTGGAAACTGGATCGGGCAGGATATTGAGGAGTTTGCTAAGATTGTGGATGTCATCTGTCCAATGGTCTATCCATCTCATTTTGGCAAAAAATTCTATATGAAGGGGCCAAGGGAACTACGTCCTTATCGAATCGTTTTTCATAGCGGAAAGAGGGCTAAAAAACTTGTGGCAGAAAGCGCCCTCCTGCGTCCATATATACAGGCCTTCCGGATGTCATCTCCCACATGGGGCAAGGGTTACATAAATAATCAAATTCGCGGCGTTTTTGAGAGTGGTTGTTGCGGATTTACCCTATGGAATGCGCGTGGCGATTACAAAATGGTTCGAAAGGCATTATCCCCATTGACAGCGAGCAATATCGAGTAA